In Halopseudomonas nanhaiensis, a single window of DNA contains:
- a CDS encoding ABC transporter ATP-binding protein, whose product MLEVRGVRKAYDSPQGRVQVLDGVDLDLGPGESLALMGESGSGKSTLLHLIAGLDRADAGSICLDGVDVSTLGEGSRARYRREDVGVVFQQFNLVPSLTVAENLALQARLARRLDPAWQAHLTTALGLEDLLERLPEQLSGGQQQRVAVGRALALRPKLLLADEPTGNLDEATAEQVLALLLARVAESGSALLMVTHSNSLAARLQHQLKLSRGTVVRA is encoded by the coding sequence ATGCTTGAAGTGCGCGGCGTACGCAAGGCGTATGACAGTCCCCAGGGGCGGGTGCAGGTGCTTGATGGCGTCGACCTCGATCTCGGGCCGGGCGAATCGCTGGCATTGATGGGCGAGTCGGGCAGTGGCAAAAGTACGCTACTGCATCTCATCGCCGGGCTGGATCGAGCCGACGCCGGTTCAATCTGCCTGGATGGTGTTGACGTCTCCACACTCGGTGAAGGCAGTCGAGCCCGCTACCGGCGCGAGGACGTAGGTGTGGTGTTCCAGCAGTTCAATCTGGTTCCCTCCCTGACTGTGGCGGAGAATCTCGCGTTGCAGGCGCGGCTGGCAAGGCGGCTGGATCCTGCGTGGCAGGCGCACCTCACCACAGCGCTGGGGCTTGAGGATCTGCTCGAGCGTCTACCTGAACAACTGTCCGGCGGTCAGCAGCAACGGGTCGCGGTGGGGCGAGCACTGGCGCTGCGGCCGAAACTGCTGCTGGCCGACGAGCCGACCGGCAATCTGGATGAAGCAACCGCTGAACAGGTGCTGGCGCTGTTGCTCGCGCGGGTCGCAGAGTCCGGCTCGGCCTTGCTGATGGTGACCCACAGCAACAGTCTGGCTGCACGGCTGCAGCACCAGCTCAAGCTGTCCCGCGGTACCGTGGTCCGCGCATGA